One window from the genome of Salvia splendens isolate huo1 chromosome 9, SspV2, whole genome shotgun sequence encodes:
- the LOC121746416 gene encoding protein INVOLVED IN DE NOVO 2-like, with the protein MSNLSEGDTTDLSDSELEEYADSCFLHLKESSHIIRVSDDEYKCPYCTHKKQQIFRFKDLLQHAAGISQGSSKRKAKDRGRHLGLKKYMLEINAGNNSLASEVDNRALHESCNKNELYVCPWMGIVANVPVQRKNGRNVGPSGSKLRDMLRNEGFNPVRVIPLWNFKGHSGYAVIEFKCEWLGLYDALRFEKAYEARHQGKRDYFWDEENVDKLYGWVAREGDFHTGNVVGDYLQKHGDLKSIAQRQNEEKIKNSKLLSQLENTLDAQNRNLKEMENKCKETSISLINVIGEKDKMIQAFNEERRKLQESASGQLHKVLQERDRINMQLEVQRKKLEEEEQELKEREAQNENENLRLNHEKKQNEMAILKLKRADEKMLLLAEEHKKEKEKLQRKMIDLERELDEKQALELEIRRLAGSLQVVKHMGDDGDKDMSEKFSAIQKELEEKEEELQDLDQLSQALIVKERKCNDELQEARKELINEMKDQSARAMIGIKRMGGLSSKDFLPAAKRMYSNSKTELRAVELCTQWESRIMDSNWHPLKIIQTEGGKSVKAILNEEDEELTQLRIKLGEEAYQAVTTALMEMNEYNPSGRYVTSELWHNKEQRRATLKEGIVYIIKQWSTLKSKRR; encoded by the exons ATGTCTAACTTATCGGAAGGGGATACTACTGATCTAAGTGATTCTGAGTTGGAAGAGTATGCCGATTCATGCTTTCTCCATTTGAAGGAATCGAGCCACATTATCAGAGTGTCAGATGATGAATACAAGTGCCCTTACTGCACTCACAAAAAACAGCAGATATTTCGCTTTAAGGATCTACTGCAGCATGCTGCTGGGATAAGCCAGGGATCAAGTAAGAGGAAAGCGAAAGACAGGGGAAGACATTTAGGCCTTAAGAAATATATGCTAGAAATAAATGCTGGAAATAATTCATTAGCGAGTGAAGTGGATAACAGAGCTCTTCATGAGAGCTGTAACAAGAATGAACTCTATGTATGTCCATGGATGGGAATTGTGGCAAATGTTCCCGTTCAGCGGAAAAATGGGCGTAATGTTGGACCGAGTGGCTCAAAACTTAGGGATATGCTAAGAAATGAGGGGTTTAATCCTGTGAGGGTAATCCCTTTGTGGAATTTTAAAGGTCACTCTGGGTATGCAGTAATAGAGTTTAAATGTGAGTGGCTCGGACTCTATGATGCCTTAAGGTTCGAGAAGGCTTATGAGGCTCGCCATCAAGGAAAGAGGGACTATTTTTGGGATGAAGAGAATGTGGACAAGCTATATGGTTGGGTGGCTCGGGAGGGTGATTTCCACACAGGCAATGTTGTTGGTGACTATCTACAGAAGCATGGAGATCTGAAGTCAATAGCACAGCGTCAAAATGAGGAGAAGATTAAAAATAGCAAACTACTCTCTCAATTGGAAAATACATTAgatgcacaaaataggaaccTGAAAGAAATGGAAAACAAATGCAAAGAAACTTCCATATCCCTTATCAATGTGATCGGCGAAAAGGATAAGATGATCCAAGCTTTCAATGAAG AAAGAAGAAAACTGCAGGAAAGTGCAAGTGGTCAACTACATAAAGTTCTCCAAGAACGTGATAGAATCAACATGCAATTGGAAGTTCAGAGGAAGAAGCTGGAGGAAGAGGAGCAAGAGTTGAAGGAACGTGAAGCTCAAAATGAGAATGAGAATTTACGGCTCAACCATGAGAAGAAACAG aatGAAATGGCAATCTTGAAATTAAAGAGGGCAGATGAAAAGATGTTACTCTTGGCAGAAGAACATAAG aaagagaaagagaaacttCAGAGAAAAATGATCGACTTAGAAAGGGAACTTGACGAAAAGCAAGCACTGGAGTTGGAGATACGACGTCTCGCAGGGAGTCTGCAAGTAGTAAAGCACATGGGAGATGATGGTGACAAGGACATGTCAGAAAAGTTTAGTGCCATACAGAAAGAActagaagagaaggaagaagaacTTCAAGatcttgatcaactcagtcaaGCTCTTATTGTTAAAGAACGGAAATGCAATGATGAATTGCAAGAAGCTCGGAAGGAACTAATAAAT GAAATGAAGGACCAGTCTGCTCGGGCAATGATTGGGATCAAGAGAATGGGGGGGTTAAGCAGTAAAGACTTTTTACCAGCAGCTAAAAGGATGTATTCGAATAGCAAGACTGAGCTCAGAGCTGTTGAGCTATGTACACAATGGGAGAGTCGCATAATGGATTCTAATTGGCACCCTCTCAAGATCATCCAAACTGAAGGTGGTAAAAGTGTAAAG GCAATACTAAATGAAGAAGATGAGGAACTGACGCAGCTGAGGATTAAGTTAGGCGAAGAAGCCTACCAAGCAGTTACAACAGCTTTGATGGAGATGAACGAGTATAATCCAAGTGGTAGGTATGTAACCAGCGAGCTGTGGCATAACAAAGAGCAGAGAAGAGCAACCCTGAAAGAAGGAATAGTATATATCATCAAGCAATGGAGCACGCTCAAAAGCAAGAGACGCTAG
- the LOC121746417 gene encoding guanine nucleotide-binding protein subunit beta-2-like, which translates to MSVAELKERHTAAAETVNSLKDRLKQKRLLLLDTDVAGYARSQGQTRVSFGPTDLVCCRTLQGHTGKVYSLDWTPERNRIVSASQDGRLIVWNALTSQKTHAIKLPCAWVMTCAFSPSGQSVACGGLDSMCSIFNLNSQTDKDGNLPVSRMLSGHKGYVSSCQYVPDEDTHLITASGDQTCVLWDITTGLRASVFGGEFQSGHTADVLSVSINGSNSRMFISGSCDSTVRLWDTRVASRASRTFHGHEGDVNSVKFFPDGYRFGTGSDDGTCRLFDIRTGHQLQEYNQQHDANEAPHVTSIAFSTSGRLLFAGYTNGDCYVWDTLLAEVVLDLGKLQNSHGSRISCLGLSADGSALCTGSWDSNLKIWAFGGHRRVN; encoded by the exons ATGTCCGTCGCTGAGCTCAAGGAGCGCCACACGGCCGCTGCGGAAACCGTTAATTCTCTCAAGGACAGATTGAAGCAGAAGCGCCTCCTGCTTCTCGACACCGATG TCGCCGGCTACGCTCGGTCGCAGGGACAAACTCGGGTGAGTTTTGGACCCACTGATCTTGTTTGTTGCCGGACTCTTCAGGGCCACACCGGAAAG GTGTATTCGCTGGATTGGACTCCAGAAAGGAATCGTATAGTCAGTGCATCTCAAGATGGACGATTAATAGTTTGGAATGCTCTCACAAGCCAGAAGACTCACGCAATTAAGCTACCTTGTGCATGGGTAATGACTTGTGCTTTCTCACCCAGTGGGCAATCTGTTGCCTGTGGTGGCCTAGATAGTATGTGCTCTATCTTTAACCTGAACTCTCAAACCGACAAGGATGGAAATCTTCCAGTATCAAGAATGCTTAGCGGTCACAAGGGTTATGTATCATCATGCCAGTATGTTCCAGATGAGGATACACACCTTATAACTGCTTCTGGTGACCAAACATGTGTCCTATGGGATATTACCACTGGCCTAAGGGCGTCCGTGTTTGGAGGTGAATTCCAGTCTGGGCATACTGCTGACGTTCTAAG TGTCTCTATAAATGGATCCAACTCTAGAATGTTCATATCTGGCTCTTGTGATTCAACTGTCCGTCTGTGGGATACCCGTGTTGCTAGTCGAGCATCTCGTACTTTTCATGGCCACGAGGGAGATGTTAATTCAGTGAAGTTCTTTCCTGATGGGTATAGATTTGGAACGGGTTCAGATGATGGAACTTGCAGATTGTTTGACATTAGAACAGGCCACCAGCTACAAGAGTACAATCAACAACACGACGCTAATGAGGCTCCTCATGTAACTTCAATTGCATTTTCCACATCTGGCCGTCTCCTCTTTGCTGGATACACCAATGGAGATTGCTACGTCTGGGACACTCTATTGGCAGAG GTTGTATTGGACTTGGGAAAACTTCAAAATTCTCACGGTAGTCGGATCAGCTGTTTGGGACTGTCTGCTGATGGTAGTGCCCTATGTACAGGAAGTTGGGACTCGAACCTCAAG ATCTGGGCTTTTGGAGGGCATAGAAGAGTCAACTGA